A stretch of Henckelia pumila isolate YLH828 chromosome 4, ASM3356847v2, whole genome shotgun sequence DNA encodes these proteins:
- the LOC140864936 gene encoding uncharacterized protein yields MDRVLDDLFHKRGSTREGALSSIIDSFTVKCRCQFAGKNFATLMYRCLNSFKKGSSKEIVLASRVLGLLAITIGCGDNAHELYKESVPIISQAFNSRTETFLLSVINCLAVITFVGGNDFEETEASMRIMWNFIHSRPIENVVERKHSGSILSAAISAWSLLLTTVDGWNLHHNHWRGAISFFMDLLEVEDQSISMSAVEALALICEVGCLDKFDCNTYADNMCFIDKEKNKSNQCFSKQELQEIISDHAKRLVRLSTLDNSAARILKMNFSWDVLKVLAEGRFHETNLKIGKHIGKHSLQLHTLSQLVQVKFLKHYLERGFTSHMLENEFLHDVFNFTPRKQTADAELYTSEREEVVIRVFVPECNGQNDSEDDSPRGHKPLDSALRKAKTRLLNKRRMLKGKELATFDD; encoded by the exons ATGGATCGGGTTTTGGATGATTTATTCCACAAAAG GGGATCAACAAGGGAGGGAGCACTATCTTCAATAATTGACAGCTTTACTGTTAAATGTCGCTGCCAATTTGCTGGAAAAAA TTTTGCGACATTAATGTATAGATGCTTGAACTCTTTCAAGAAGGGGTCTTCCAAAGAGATTGTTTTAGCTTCTCGTGTCCTTG GACTCTTGGCAATCACAATAGGCTGTGGGGATAATGCTCATGAACTTTACAAGGAGTCAGTCCCCATAATCTCACAAGCATTCAATTCTAGGACTGAAACATTTTTGTTATCT GTGATCAACTGTTTGGCAGTCATCACATTTGTTGGTGGAAATGATTTTGAGGAAACTGAAGCTTCCATGCGGATAATGTGGAACTTCATTCATTCAAGACCCATTGAAAAT GTTGTGGAAAGAAAACATTCAGGTTCTATTCTGTCTGCTGCCATTTCTGCTTGGTCGCTTCTTCTGACAACAGTTGATGGCTGGAACCTCCATCACAATCACTGGCGAGG GGCAATATCCTTTTTCATGGATCTACTAGAAGTGGAGGATCAATCCATTTCAATGTCAGCTGTGGAAGCACTAGCTTTAATATGTGAAGTGGGATGTCTTGACAAATTCGATTGTAATACTTATGCCGATAACATGTGTTTTATAGACAAAGAAAAGAACAAATCAAATCAGTGTTTCTCTAAGCAAGAGTTGCAGGAAATTATATCTGATCATGCCAAGAGACTTGTAAGACTAAGTACCCTCGACAATTCAGCTGCAAGAATTCTGAAGATGAACTTCTCATGGGACGTTTTGAAAGTTTTAGCG GAAGGTCGTTTTCATGAAACTAATTTGAAGATTGGCAAACACATTGGTAAACACAGCCTGCAGTTGCACACACTCTCCCAATTGGTGCAG GTCAAATTTCTCAAGCATTACCTGGAACGTGGATTCACATCGCACATGCTG GAAAATGAGTTTTTACATGATGTTTTCAACTTCACACCGAGGAAACAAACAGCAGATGCTGAACTGTACACTTCTGAAAGAGAAGAG GTTGTTATCCGGGTTTTTGTGCCCGAATGTAATGGACAAAATGACTCTGAAGATGACTCGCCA AGAGGTCACAAGCCATTGGACTCAGCTCTCCGCAAAGCAAAGACTCGGTTATTAAACAAGCGACGGATGCTAAAAG GCAAAGAACTCGCAACATTCGATGATTAA